Proteins encoded within one genomic window of Komagataella phaffii GS115 chromosome 3, complete sequence:
- a CDS encoding Protein that forms a complex with Spt4p: MSETHKNQLDKVSTVSPDGPSEAVKEHSLQSKDLSKNDGQFIVPLDRNVIEQEEHKQVKSSAQAHNTTGDAADNEIEDGVPSEDVEFDKFKEDDYDEDDEVEEEGDIRSRKRRRHNQFLDVEAEVDDEEDDDDDDDDVELKHDFIQDDHIQHETQNEGFIAGHVDDDRLHRKLDQSREKIADQDAQELADEFKQRYGRSASSKYMGSASTTAPQRLLIPTVDDPGIWGVKVRLGKEKDVVRQILKKKLAREGTKNPLEIYSAFQRDSFKGHVYIEARKAEAINDALKGNVNVFSNNSKFLVGIVEYKDLLRPVKSSDVKLTRGSYVRVKNGKFKGDLAQVDEVLENGLEARLKLVPRLDYGKDLSHLSTSSSVDSTKNRRKFYTSKFRPAQRLFSEAEARVHEPTIRRDRDGFVTYGGEEYYEGFLYKTFRLQNLIVNSINPTLNELSLFQSNEESTTIDLSTIADSLKETAKNLVSFQPGDNVEIINGELNHLTGTVSSVNQSTIVSVRLHSDDDTINSETVEIPTSDLRKIFNVGDHVRVIHGKHTDDTGLIVEVNGDKVEFISNQTKRTVIVFSNYLIKSTDSTVSINESGRFELHDLVQVNSDLVGIVIRAQKDSFDVLCSDGKLLSLPPVSIYSKLNLNPNQQIAIDSNGVEVKVGDTVREFTGERRQGTILHVYRNFLFLRSREIVENQGVFVTSSNRVKTITSKSNGTGGQISGPDLSRMNPSRVIPPPSIPVANQRMTGRDPTLNKTVKIRQGGYKGKIGIVKEANGDRFRVELHNPNKTIPIPCSFLLIESTHGWVPYEDFVASDRRGGNIPRHEISGHVQQPQHGRAPAWGSGGKTPAWGSGGKTPAWGSGGSGGKTPAWGSGGKTPTWGSGAKTPAWGSGSKTPAWSGLDEEDRRDF; the protein is encoded by the coding sequence TATCAACAGTTTCACCGGATGGGCCAAGCGAAGCTGTTAAGGAGCATAGTTTACAGAGCAAAGATCTTAGCAAGAACGATGGCCAATTCATTGTACCTTTAGATCGTAACGTCATCGAACAAGAGGAACATAAGCAAGTGAAATCTTCTGCACAAGCGCACAATACTACAGGGGACGCTGCAGataatgaaattgaagacGGTGTACCTAGCGAAGatgttgaatttgataagTTCAAGGAAGATGACTACGATGAGGAcgatgaagttgaagaagagggCGATATCAGATCTAGGAAAAGAAGGCGACACAATCAGTTTCTGGATGTTGAGGCTGAAGTcgatgacgaagaagatgatgacgatgatgatgatgatgttgaatTAAAACATGATTTTATTCAAGATGACCACATACAACACGAAACTCAAAATGAAGGGTTCATTGCTGGACATGTTGATGACGACCGACTTCACAGAAAATTGGATCAATCTAGAGAGAAAATAGCTGATCAGGATGCTCAAGAACTTGCTGACGAATTTAAACAACGGTACGGACGTTCTGCTTCAAGCAAATATATGGGAAGTGCATCAACTACTGCGCCACAAAGACTTTTGATACCCACCGTAGATGACCCAGGTATTTGGGGTGTGAAAGTCAGATTGgggaaagaaaaagacgTTGTTCGTCAGATTCTCAAAAAAAAGCTTGCCCGTGAAGGCACCAAGAATCCACTGGAAATTTATTCCGCCTTCCAAAGAGATAGTTTCAAGGGACATGTTTACATAGAAGCTCGAAAAGCTGAAGCTATTAATGATGCATTGAAAGGAAATGTAAACGTTTTCTCAAATAactcaaagtttttggtcGGTATCGTTGAATacaaagatcttttgagACCTGTAAAGAGTTCAGATGTGAAACTTACTAGGGGTTCGTATGTTAGAGTGAAGAATGGAAAATTCAAGGGCGATTTGGCCCAAGTGGATGAAGTATTGGAAAATGGTTTAGAAGCTAGATTGAAACTTGTCCCCAGATTAGATTACGGAAAGGATTTGAGCCACTTGTCTACAAGTTCCAGTGTCGATAGTACGAAAAATCGACGGAAATTTTACACCAGCAAATTTAGACCCGCTCAACGGCTTTTTTCGGAAGCGGAAGCCAGGGTTCATGAACCAACTATAAGGAGGGATAGAGATGGATTTGTTACTTACGGAGGTGAAGAATATTACGAGGGATTTTTATACAAGACATTTCGTCTTCAAAACCTGATAGTTAACAGCATCAACCCAACTTTAAATGAGCTCTCTCTGTTTCAGTCGAATGAGGAATCTACAACAATTGATCTCAGCACCATTGCggattctttgaaagaaactgcTAAAAActtggtttcttttcaacCTGGTGATAATGTGGAAATAATAAATGGGGAGTTAAATCATTTAACGGGAACTGTTAGTTCGGTAAATCAATCTACAATTGTTTCCGTTAGACTCCATTCGGATGATGATACTATTAACAGCGAAACTGTGGAAATACCCACATCTGACCTAAGGAAAATATTCAACGTTGGGGATCATGTGAGAGTGATTCATGGAAAGCACACTGATGATACAGGTTTGATAGTCGAAGTCAATGGGGACAAGGTAGAATTTATTTCCAATCAGACGAAGCGCACAGTCATTGTTTTTTCCAACTACCTAATTAAATCAACTGACAGCACAGTCTCAATAAACGAAAGTGGTAGATTTGAACTGCATGATCTAGTTCAAGTGAATTCTGATTTGGTTGGAATTGTTATCAGAGCCCAAAAGGACTCATTTGACGTTCTTTGTAGCGATGGGAAACTGTTATCCTTACCTCCCGTTTCTATCTACTCAAAGTTAAATTTGAACCCCAATCAGCAAATCGCCATCGATTCTAATGGTGTGGAAGTCAAAGTTGGCGACACTGTTAGAGAGTTTACTGGTGAGAGAAGACAAGGAACTATATTGCATGTTTATCGAAATTTTTTATTCTTGAGATCAAGGGAAATTGTGGAAAACCAAGGGGTGTTTGTTACGTCTTCTAATAGAGTTAAAACCATCACCAGCAAATCCAACGGAACGGGTGGTCAAATCTCCGGGCCAGACTTGTCTCGTATGAATCCCTCAAGAGTTATACCCCCACCAAGTATCCCAGTTGCGAATCAAAGGATGACAGGACGGGACCCAACCTTGAATAAAACCGTCAAAATTCGACAAGGAGGATATAAGGGTAAGATTGGTATCGTTAAAGAAGCCAATGGCGATAGGTTTCGTGTGGAGTTGCATAATCCTAACAAAACTATTCCCATTCCGTGCTCGTTTTTGCTCATCGAGTCCACTCATGGCTGGGTACCATATGAAGATTTTGTCGCTTCCGATAGGAGAGGTGGAAATATTCCACGCCATGAAATTTCTGGCCATGTACAGCAGCCACAACATGGAAGAGCTCCGGCCTGGGGTTCTGGTGGTAAGACTCCTGCGTGGGGTTCTGGTGGTAAGACCCCTGCATGGGGTTCTGGTGGATCTGGCGGTAAGACTCCAGCCTGGGGTTCAGGTGGTAAAACCCCTACTTGGGGTTCAGGCGCTAAAACTCCTGCTTGGGGTTCAGGTTCTAAGACACCAGCGTGGAGCGGATTGGATGAAGAGGACCGGAgagatttttga
- a CDS encoding Adenine phosphoribosyltransferase, catalyzes the formation of AMP — MSTASLARELKAALKTYPDFPSEGISFEDFLPIFANHELFQKLIEAFKIHIQESFADKKIDFVVGLESRGFLFGPTLALAIGAGFVPVRKPGKLPGTIVQTCYKKEYGEDVFEMQVGAIPADSNVIVVDDILATGGSASAAGSLVKQVGGIILEFMFVMELEFLKGRNTLPAPTFTLLSGQQK; from the coding sequence ATGTCAACCGCTTCTCTGGCTAGAGAGTTGAAAGCTGCTCTCAAGACATACCCTGATTTTCCGAGCGAGGggatttcttttgaagattttcttCCCATCTTTGCAAATCATGAACTCTTTCAGAAACTAATTGAAGCGTTCAAAATTCATATCCAGGAATCATTTGCGGATAAAAAGATAGATTTCGTTGTTGGGTTAGAATCCAGAGGATTCTTGTTTGGGCCCACTTTAGCACTTGCCATAGGTGCTGGCTTTGTTCCGGTTAGAAAGCCTGGTAAACTACCTGGCACAATTGTTCAAACTTGTTACAAGAAAGAGTATGGTGAAGATGTTTTCGAAATGCAGGTTGGCGCCATCCCTGCCGATTCAAATGtcattgttgttgatgatattCTTGCTACTGGTGGCTCTGCATCTGCTGCAGGCTCACTGGTCAAACAGGTAGGCGGAATTATTTTGGAGTTCATGTTCGTCATGGAATTGGAATTTCTTAAAGGAAGGAACACTCTTCCTGCCCCCACATTTACATTGCTATCGGGGCAGCAGAAATGA
- a CDS encoding Sorting nexin: MDQDDTIFIITTETFRDIKRQSTVYYTIRSKYGIVKRRYTDFYSLRKCLCKMYPTKPVPPIPEKHSFKKLISKPLSYKNDPATINLRTRLLGSFLNNLTQELVFRESIMVIRFLDPDERNWAEALKTPPFTSLPQSIFLSSPRSPLQPNPYHSYFPIPPLSLVKNFDSPLNQEFRPSELFFRRILKYLTHLHKLNKHFENDLHRYNKQLVGLGGSLNIFSLIDTTISKSNGTTLDENNSIEGVGQSVDSSFINLERFILHFVANFKEPIMELRSFCMVIINLLQYRKLKELQLCYLKRIIVKKQTRTQRLLDIERLSQKLDIALQQGASQSPTIANAIRNLEAQPSVYQSVYFDPKSYADDEDSSAEGVNNLVASDIVDDEDNYSMSDNNSINLNSSALFHEYKDQRVWNMFSKVTKNIQAMTPLERSLEIQANCRDLQKLVHCFQLLNDDVTFVSIEIEKSTLRERQYVKDRFLELLENFKMILCIYSRSNQIAWENGI; this comes from the coding sequence ATGGATCAGGATGATACCATATTTATCATTACCactgaaacttttcgtGACATTAAAAGACAATCAACTGTATACTATACCATAAGGTCAAAATACGGTATTGTTAAACGGAGATATACTGACTTTTATTCTCTTCGGAAATGTTTATGCAAGATGTACCCCACCAAGCCAGTTCCACCTATACCCGAGAAAcactctttcaagaaactcaTATCCAAGCCTCTTAGCTACAAGAATGACCCGGCAACGATCAATTTGAGGACACGTTTACTGGGCAGCTTTTTAAACAACCTGACCCAGGAATTAGTGTTTCGTGAAAGTATAATGGTGATTCGTTTCTTGGATCCTGACGAACGCAACTGGGCTGAAGCTTTGAAGACGCCACCGTTTACCTCACTTCCTCAGTcaatttttctctcttcacCACGAAGTCCTCTGCAGCCCAACCCATACCACTCTTATTTTCCGATACCACCTCTTAGCTTAGTTAAGAATTTTGATTCACCTTTGAACCAAGAATTTCGTCCTTCAGAATTGTTTTTTCGAAGAATTCTGAAATATTTAACACATCTACACAAACTTAACaagcattttgaaaacGATCTCCATAGATATAACAAACAATTGGTTGGCCTTGGGGGCAGtttgaatattttctcGCTCATTGATACAACTATCTCTAAATCTAATGGCACCACTTTGGATGAAAACAACAGTATTGAAGGAGTAGGTCAGAGTGTCGATTCATCATTTATCAATCTTGAGAGGTTCATATTGCATTTTGTGGCCAACTTCAAGGAGCCAATAATGGAACTGCGGTCGTTTTGTATGGTGATCATAAATCTTTTACAATATCGCAAATTAAAAGAATTGCAGCTGTGTTACCTAAAAAGAATTATTGTTAAAAAACAAACAAGGACGCAGCGTTTGCTTGATATTGAACGCTTATCTCAAAAGTTGGATATTGCTTTACAACAAGGTGCCTCTCAAAGCCCAACGATTGCCAATGCTATCAGAAACCTAGAAGCTCAACCATCTGTTTATCAAAGTGTTTATTTTGATCCAAAGAGTTACGCTGATGACGAGGACAGTTCGGCTGAGGGTGTTAACAATCTTGTAGCTAGTGATATCGTCGACGATGAAGATAATTACAGCATGAGCGACAATAATTCCATCAATTTGAACAGTTCAGCTCTCTTTCACGAGTACAAAGACCAAAGAGTCTGGAACATGTTTTCAAAGGTCACAAAGAATATTCAAGCAATGACTCCACTAGAAAGGAGCTTAGAAATACAAGCTAACTGTCGTGATTTGCAAAAGTTAGTCCATTgttttcagcttttgaatgatgatGTCACATTTGTATCCAtagaaattgaaaaaagtACCCTGCGTGAACGGCAGTATGTGAAAGATAGGTTTCTCGAGCTGTTGGAGAACTTTAAAATGATTCTTTGCATATACAGTAGAAGTAATCAGATTGCTTGGGAGAACGGCATTTAA
- a CDS encoding Cytoplasmic light chain dynein, microtubule motor protein, producing the protein MSSKNREEDIPKEQPLLKAADISEDIQARVFEVAQDALQKYTLEKEIASFIKKEMDQLYGHTWHCIVGKSFGSYVSHESGGFVYFYIGSIAFLVFKTI; encoded by the exons ATGTCATCGAAGAACCGTGAGGAAGATATACCAAAGGAGCAGC CTCTGTTAAAAGCCGCTGATATATCAGAAGACATTCAGGCACGAGTATTTGAGGTTGCTCAAGATgctcttcaaaaatacACTCTAGAGAAGGAAATAGCATCTTTCATTAAGAAGGAAATGGACCAGTTGTATGGTCATACATGGCATTGTATTGTTGggaaaagttttggttCTTATGTATCTCACGAGTCTGGTGGTTTTGTTTACTTTTATATTGGCTCTATTGCTTTCCTAGTATTCAAGACTATCTGA